The proteins below are encoded in one region of Triticum aestivum cultivar Chinese Spring chromosome 1B, IWGSC CS RefSeq v2.1, whole genome shotgun sequence:
- the LOC123086971 gene encoding uncharacterized protein: protein MTKLMCLCFIILTIAVAVSADECEGDRQAMIKECAKYQQWPANPKLDPSDACCAVWQKANIPCLCAGVTKEKEKIWCMEKVGYAANFCKKPFPHGYKCGSYTFPPLA, encoded by the exons ATGACGAAACTCATGTGCTTATGTTTCATCATCCTCACTATTGCGGTAGCCGTGTCGGCTGATGAATGTGAGGGTGACCGACAGGCCATGATCAAGGAGTGTGCTAAGTATCAACAATGGCCAGCAAATCCGAAGTTAGATCCATCGGACGCATGTTGCGCCGTGTGGCAGAAGGCAAACATCCCATGCCTTTGCGCTGGTGTCACCAAGGAGAAAGAGAAGATATGGTGTATGGAGAAGGTTGGCTACGCTGCCAATTTCTGCAAGAAGCCCTTCCCACATGGCTACAAGTGCGGAA GTTACACATTCCCTCCTCTGGCGTAG